Proteins encoded by one window of Salvia splendens isolate huo1 chromosome 7, SspV2, whole genome shotgun sequence:
- the LOC121810354 gene encoding agamous-like MADS-box protein AGL61, translated as MDQKKTTKGRQKIAIEKIEKENDCYATFSKRRQGLFKKASELSTLCEADIGLFVFSPTGKPFSFFHPSMEPVVSRFLSGGGGRGDDACRLAEAFSRTRVRHLNQMIDKIGEKLDDEEAREKGLDEAAATRERWWEMAVENLDKEQVEQLIAFMKNLQSELHKMY; from the coding sequence ATGGATCAGAAGAAAACAACAAAGGGTCGTCAAAAGATAGCGATAGAGAAAATAGAGAAAGAAAACGATTGCTACGCGACGTTCTCAAAGAGGCGGCAAGGATTGTTCAAGAAAGCGAGCGAGCTCTCCACCTTATGCGAGGCCGACATCGGCCTCTTCGTCTTTTCTCCCACAGGAAAGCCCTTCTCCTTCTTCCACCCTTCCATGGAGCCTGTTGTGTCTAGGTTTCTATCAGGAGGCGGGGGCAGGGGCGACGACGCGTGTCGGCTGGCTGAGGCCTTCTCGAGAACTAGGGTTCGCCATCTCAACCAAATGATTGATAAGATTGGTGAGAAGCTGGACGATGAGGAGGCGAGAGAGAAGGGGTTGGATGAAGCGGCGGCGACGAGAGAGAGATGGTGGGAGATGGCTGTTGAGAATCTTGACAAGGAACAAGTAGAGCAGTTGATCGCTTTCATGAAGAATCTGCAGTCGGAGTTGCACAAAATGTACTGA
- the LOC121810355 gene encoding serine/threonine-protein phosphatase 7 long form homolog, translated as MSLGDGLPEYAYIQRARIHALILLGGLILPDTTGCKVPFMWLNALDDPEDVANISWGSAALAYLYHYLCEAFIGRQRRDVGGPMVLLQLWAWERMPTLRPAFLISPMHTPYTPCGAKWHGVTEIGNAPRHSVAHYRDQLSLIRPGQFMWTPYADCILPEYCIDPTASYLCDTYLVCWSFVEAHEAGRVSRQFNRYQRIPQYCDRMLHSSGHLSKSHRRGRKGADWAKVHKFFIDEWDLRHDRFQATFDQATATMDGRINPGYMAWYNRITVSYLVQPGTQSIEGMNEATPSNLLAVETLQGIWHLTSEHDTDNRLWQIREMVASALRAMNHADAMEYPSSQR; from the exons ATGTCGTTGGGTGATGGGCTGCCTGAGTATGCATACATTCAAAGAGCACGTATACATGCTCTGATCTTGTTAGGGGGGCTTATTTTACCGGACACCACAGGGTGCAAGGTCCCCTTTATGTGGTTAAATGCCTTAGACGATCCGGAAGATGTGGCTaatatcagttggggtagtgctgctttagcatacctgtatcattatttgtgcgaGGCTTTTATAGGCAGACAGAGAAGAGATGTGGGTGGACCTATGGTTCTCTTGCAGCTGTGGGCctgggaaagaatgcctacattgaggccagccttcttgatatcgcctatgcacacgccgtataccccgtgtggagccaa gtggcacggagttactgaaattggaaatgctcCCCGACATTCAGTAGCTCATTATCGTGATCAGTTATCACTGATCCGTCCTGGCCAG tttatgtGGACACCCTATGCAGACTGTATCCTCCCTGAGTACTGCATTGATCCAACTGCATCCTACTTGTGCGATACTTATTTGGTGTGTTGGTCATTTGTCGAGGCACACGAGGCTGGACGCGTTTCCCGACAATTTAACCGCTACCAACGTATTCCTCAGTACTGTGATAGGATGCTACATAGCTCCGGCCATTTGAGTAAAAGTCACCGTCGTGGGAGGAAGGGCGCTGATTGGGCTAAGGTACAtaagttcttcattgatgaGTGGGACTTGCGCCACGACAGGTTCCAAGCAACTTTTGACCAAGCAACGGCGACAATGGATGGTCGCATTAATCCGGGCTATATGGCGTGGTACAATAGGATCACCGTGTCGTACCTAGTTCAACCTGGGACACAGTCAATTGAAGGGATGAACGAGGCAACCCCTTCTAATTTATTGGCG GTTGAGACCCTTCAGGGGATATGGCATTTGACCTCTGAACATGACACAGACAATCGGTTATGGCAGATTCGAGAAATGGTTGCTTCGGCACTTCGTGCGATGAACCATGCTGATGCGATGGAGTATCCATCTTCTCAACGGTGA
- the LOC121741217 gene encoding uncharacterized protein LOC121741217 isoform X1 has translation MAIEKNSFKVARFDLEFQSPHSRETHTPMSSDDDADFQRNPGAPAVESDDDDDDEFDDCDSGAGSDDFDLLELGESGEEFCQVGDQTCSIPYELYDLPGLKDVLSMEVWNESLTEEERFGLSKYLPDMDQENFMCTLKELFSGDNLHFGSPVDKLFEMLKGGLCEPRVALYKKGLNFFQRKQHYHTLQLHHNGLVNNICQIRDAWMNCRGYSIEEKLRVLNIMRSQKSLMNENMEEFQSDSSNREESADGLRDKRLKDSKLVQKTGRHSVHSIGPASDISSRTRKTKSNMESAKFEKRFPRGTLKLGGSKTTSGRELAEPFSSTHPGRYGLGLPDSHYNIDSGRDPSAAVGKNEQVLEYDDEEDTMVEVAVHRDRNLHRVGVNDKSIASKWKKHEEDKDSFMQSHMSGRNNLHALGRNRAINKLSDIKVLTAKPSNARNMYDSGKKVKYSENHQLFTAENQMKLGKGQKLHSSLKGSQMELLDANDPVWLKHEGIFPTTDLNSRNKKWKMSREGIDLNANNKFLPTEFRARPSQDKFRGSSQNGKRDGVGNRVGLFSKAEDTESDSSEPMDEDDDDDDDNPLMRSKWAYPGGVPELRLGSDAKKSQFSERDEKERYPMGDGSSHSRMMQDYSHALDMMRSEQKGKMHDVTHFNMLPKDLDKYYYPGGIGTGEQHQIHSLGRNGHVEGTRGDNFQAQLKSSLVLGRRRKGEVPHDFSHLQSNYMQGHQFETDLFWTRPPGASNGLPFKLGKKGHLVDLSASHHPERSDIALLGCNALSKKRKVKDDLTYLELQENNHFLHADAEPQLDDVSSSRKRGKHKLEEASDSLENGVPQPPVMEMEVEDIEAETKRPKKSFPLITPTVHNGFSFSVIHLLSAVRMAMVTLFPEDSSETGKHPDKTDAEQGVKEEQSSKQEDAIANSNPSMGVDASMPLLSLANVPFLTVQEIVNHVKSNPGDPCILETQEPLQDLIRGVLKIFSSRTAPLGAKGWKPLVVYQKSTKSWSWIGPVSHNSSDSEAVEEVTSPDAWGLPHKMLVKVVDSFANWLKNSQETLQQIGSLPDPPLTLMQMNLDEKERFKDLRAQKSLNTIGPSSEEVKAYFQKEEVLRYLIPDRAFSYTAVDGKKSIVAPLRRCGGKPTSKARDHFMLKRDRPPHVTILCLVRDAAARLPGSIGTRADVCTLIRDSQYIVEDVSDAQVNQVVSGALDRLHYERDPCVQFDGERKLWVYLHRDREEEDFEDDGTSSTKKWRRQKKEAAEPSEPGDASVAYSGPVGQPGFDSVSDLNADTLCLDDDKRSEPEYQKGNDQVEDNAEISHGSDPGPAPGMWNGLGQKSNEETKLIFQENSTNEEFDEEAFGGEPPA, from the coding sequence ATGGCGATTGAAAAGAATAGCTTTAAGGTAGCACGTTTTGACCTGGAGTTTCAATCTCCTCACAGTAGGGAAACACATACACCTATGTCTAGCGATGACGATGCAGATTTTCAGCGGAATCCTGGTGCTCCTGCTGTTGAatctgatgatgatgatgatgatgaatttgaTGATTGTGATTCCGGAGCAGGTTCAGATGACTTTGATTTGTTGGAATTGGGTGAGTCTGGCGAGGAGTTTTGCCAGGTTGGCGATCAAACATGTAGCATTCCTTATGAACTGTATGATCTCCCAGGGTTGAAAGATGTGCTCTCCATGGAGGTTTGGAATGAGAGTTTAACCGAAGAGGAAAGATTTGGTCTTTCCAAGTATCTGCCTGATATGGACCAAGAAAACTTCATGTGTACGCTCAAAGAACTTTTTTCTGGTGATAATTTGCATTTTGGGAGCCCCGTTGATAAGTTGTTTGAGATGTTGAAGGGAGGATTATGTGAGCCAAGGGTGGCACTCTACAAAAAgggtttgaatttttttcagaGAAAACAGCACTATCATACCTTGCAGCTGCATCATAACGGTTTAGTAAACAATATTTGTCAGATTAGAGATGCATGGATGAATTGCAGGGGGTACAGTATTGAGGAGAAGCTTCGTGTATTGAACATTATGAGGAGTCAGAAGAGTTTGATGAATGAAAACATGGAAGAGTTTCAAAGCGATTCATCTAATAGGGAAGAGTCTGCTGATGGTTTGAGGGACAAAAGGCTGAAGGATTCAAAACTTGTTCAGAAGACAGGTCGCCATTCAGTGCACAGCATCGGTCCAGCATCAGATATTTCTTCTCGAACCCGGAAAACCAAAAGCAACATGGAATCAGCCAAGTTTGAAAAACGATTTCCTAGAGGAACTCTGAAGCTGGGTGGATCTAAAACCACTTCAGGGAGAGAGTTGGCAGAACCTTTTTCTTCAACTCACCCTGGACGCTATGGTTTGGGACTTCCTGACTCTCATTATAATATAGATTCAGGACGTGACCCTTCTGCTGCAGTTGGGAAGAATGAGCAGGTTCTAGAGTatgatgatgaggaagacaCAATGGTTGAAGTGGCAGTCCATAGAGATCGGAATTTACATCGAGTTGGGGTAAACGATAAGTCTATAGCTTCTAAATGGAAGAAACATGAAGAGGATAAAGATAGTTTTATGCAAAGTCATATGTCAGGGAGGAACAATTTACATGCTCTTGGGAGGAATAGGGCTATCAACAAGTTGTCTGATATCAAGGTCTTAACTGCAAAGCCATCTAATGCAAGAAACATGTATGACAGTGGAAAAAAGGTTAAGTACTCAGAAAATCATCAGCTATTTACTGCTGAAAATCAGATGAAACTTGGTAAGGGTCAGAAGTTGCATTCATCTTTAAAAGGAAGTCAAATGGAACTTTTAGATGCAAATGATCCTGTGTGGCTTAAACATGAGGGGATTTTCCCCACCACTGATTTGAACTCCAGAAATAAGAAGTGGAAGATGAGTAGGGAAGGCATTGATCTTAATGCGAATAATAAATTTTTGCCCACTGAATTTAGAGCCAGGCCTTCGCAGGATAAGTTCCGGGGAAGTTCCCAGAATGGAAAAAGAGACGGTGTTGGAAACAGAGTTGGGTTGTTTTCCAAAGCTGAAGACACAGAATCAGATTCATCAGaacctatggatgaggatgatgatgatgatgatgacaatCCGTTGATGAGGAGCAAGTGGGCTTACCCCGGTGGTGTGCCAGAGCTGAGACTTGGCTCAGATGCAAAGAAGTCCCAATTTTcagagagagatgagaaagaAAGGTATCCAATGGGTGATGGATCATCACATTCTCGAATGATGCAGGATTATAGCCACGCCCTAGATATGATGAGATCAGAACAGAAGGGTAAGATGCATGATGTTACCCACTTTAATATGTTACCCAAAGATTTGGATAAATACTATTATCCAGGAGGGATTGGCACTGGGGAACAGCATCAGATCCACTCATTGGGAAGAAATGGCCATGTAGAAGGGACCCGTGGTGATAATTTCCAAGCGCAATTGAAATCCTCTCTCGTACTGGGTAGAAGGCGGAAAGGTGAAGTTCCTCATGATTTCAGCCATCTTCAATCAAACTATATGCAAGGCCATCAGTTTGAAACTGATTTATTCTGGACTCGACCACCAGGAGCTTCTAATGGGCTACCTTTCAAATTGGGGAAGAAAGGCCACTTGGTTGACTTGTCTGCTAGTCATCATCCTGAAAGATCAGATATAGCATTGCTAGGCTGCAATGCTCTCTCAAAAAAGCGGAAAGTAAAGGACGACCTGACATACCTGGAATTGCAAGAAAATAATCACTTCCTTCATGCTGATGCTGAGCCGCAGTTAGATGATGTCAGTTCTTCAAGGAAACGGGGTAAACACAAATTAGAGGAGGCATCTGATAGTCTAGAGAATGGAGTTCCTCAGCCTCCTGTTATGGAAATGGAAGTAGAGGATATTGAGGCAGAAACTAAACGGCCCAAAAAGTCATTTCCCTTGATCACGCCTACGGTTCACAATGGCTTCTCATTCTCTGTAATTCATCTTCTTTCGGCCGTTCGTATGGCTATGGTTACGCTGTTTCCTGAAGATTCTTCAGAAACTGGAAAACACCCTGATAAGACTGATGCTGAACAGGGGGTCAAGGAAGAGCAGAGCAGCAAGCAAGAGGATGCTATTGCTAATTCAAATCCAAGTATGGGCGTTGACGCTTCTATGCCATTATTATCCCTGGCAAATGTTCCTTTCCTCACTGTTCAGGAAATTGTCAACCATGTTAAATCGAATCCTGGTGATCCCTGTATTCTTGAGACACAAGAGCCACTTCAGGATTTAATTAGAGGCGTCCTGAAAATTTTCTCATCCAGGACTGCTCCTCTTGGAGCAAAAGGGTGGAAACCACTTGTTGTGTATCAAAAGTCTACAAAAAGTTGGTCATGGATTGGCCCTGTATCTCATAACTCGTCTGATTCTGAGGCAGTTGAAGAGGTGACATCTCCAGATGCATGGGGCCTCCCTCACAAAATGCTTGTCAAAGTAGTTGACTCATTTGCTAATTGGCTAAAAAATAGTCAGGAGACACTTCAACAAATTGGCAGTCTTCCTGACCCTCCTTTGACACTGATGCAAATGAATTTGGATGAGAAAGAAAGGTTCAAGGACCTTAGAGCTCAGAAGAGTCTGAATACCATTGGCCCTAGCTCTGAAGAAGTAAAAGCTTATTTCCAGAAGGAAGAAGTCCTTAGGTATCTAATACCAGACAGGGCTTTCTCGTACACAGCTGTTGATGGAAAAAAATCAATTGTTGCACCTTTGAGGAGGTGTGGTGGAAAACCTACGTCAAAGGCCCGGGATCATTTTATGTTAAAGCGTGACAGACCACCACATGTCACAATCCTTTGTCTGGTGAGAGATGCTGCAGCTAGATTGCCTGGAAGTATTGGGACGCGAGCAGATGTATGTACATTAATTAGAGACTCGCAATATATTGTGGAAGATGTGTCTGATGCACAGGTCAATCAGGTAGTTAGTGGAGCGCTGGATCGACTGCATTACGAGCGCGATCCTTGTGTCCAGTTTGACGGAGAGAGAAAATTGTGGGTTTACTTGCATAGAGacagagaagaagaagattttgaGGATGATGGGACTTCATCCACTAAGAAATGGAGAAGACAGAAGAAAGAAGCTGCTGAACCTTCTGAACCTGGAGATGCCAGTGTTGCTTACTCTGGACCTGTGGGGCAACCAGGGTTTGATTCGGTATCTGATCTTAATGCGGACACATTATGCTTGGATGATGATAAGAGATCTGAGCCGGAATATCAAAAGGGTAATGATCAGGTGGAGGACAATGCTGAAATTAGCCATGGTTCTGATCCTGGTCCAGCACCAGGGATGTGGAATGGCCTTGGTCAGAAATCTAATGAAGAAACTAAGTTAATCTTCCAAGAGAATTCGACTAATGAAGAATTTGATGAGGAAGCATTTGGTGGGGAGCCACCAGCATGA
- the LOC121741217 gene encoding uncharacterized protein LOC121741217 isoform X2: protein MSSDDDADFQRNPGAPAVESDDDDDDEFDDCDSGAGSDDFDLLELGESGEEFCQVGDQTCSIPYELYDLPGLKDVLSMEVWNESLTEEERFGLSKYLPDMDQENFMCTLKELFSGDNLHFGSPVDKLFEMLKGGLCEPRVALYKKGLNFFQRKQHYHTLQLHHNGLVNNICQIRDAWMNCRGYSIEEKLRVLNIMRSQKSLMNENMEEFQSDSSNREESADGLRDKRLKDSKLVQKTGRHSVHSIGPASDISSRTRKTKSNMESAKFEKRFPRGTLKLGGSKTTSGRELAEPFSSTHPGRYGLGLPDSHYNIDSGRDPSAAVGKNEQVLEYDDEEDTMVEVAVHRDRNLHRVGVNDKSIASKWKKHEEDKDSFMQSHMSGRNNLHALGRNRAINKLSDIKVLTAKPSNARNMYDSGKKVKYSENHQLFTAENQMKLGKGQKLHSSLKGSQMELLDANDPVWLKHEGIFPTTDLNSRNKKWKMSREGIDLNANNKFLPTEFRARPSQDKFRGSSQNGKRDGVGNRVGLFSKAEDTESDSSEPMDEDDDDDDDNPLMRSKWAYPGGVPELRLGSDAKKSQFSERDEKERYPMGDGSSHSRMMQDYSHALDMMRSEQKGKMHDVTHFNMLPKDLDKYYYPGGIGTGEQHQIHSLGRNGHVEGTRGDNFQAQLKSSLVLGRRRKGEVPHDFSHLQSNYMQGHQFETDLFWTRPPGASNGLPFKLGKKGHLVDLSASHHPERSDIALLGCNALSKKRKVKDDLTYLELQENNHFLHADAEPQLDDVSSSRKRGKHKLEEASDSLENGVPQPPVMEMEVEDIEAETKRPKKSFPLITPTVHNGFSFSVIHLLSAVRMAMVTLFPEDSSETGKHPDKTDAEQGVKEEQSSKQEDAIANSNPSMGVDASMPLLSLANVPFLTVQEIVNHVKSNPGDPCILETQEPLQDLIRGVLKIFSSRTAPLGAKGWKPLVVYQKSTKSWSWIGPVSHNSSDSEAVEEVTSPDAWGLPHKMLVKVVDSFANWLKNSQETLQQIGSLPDPPLTLMQMNLDEKERFKDLRAQKSLNTIGPSSEEVKAYFQKEEVLRYLIPDRAFSYTAVDGKKSIVAPLRRCGGKPTSKARDHFMLKRDRPPHVTILCLVRDAAARLPGSIGTRADVCTLIRDSQYIVEDVSDAQVNQVVSGALDRLHYERDPCVQFDGERKLWVYLHRDREEEDFEDDGTSSTKKWRRQKKEAAEPSEPGDASVAYSGPVGQPGFDSVSDLNADTLCLDDDKRSEPEYQKGNDQVEDNAEISHGSDPGPAPGMWNGLGQKSNEETKLIFQENSTNEEFDEEAFGGEPPA from the coding sequence ATGTCTAGCGATGACGATGCAGATTTTCAGCGGAATCCTGGTGCTCCTGCTGTTGAatctgatgatgatgatgatgatgaatttgaTGATTGTGATTCCGGAGCAGGTTCAGATGACTTTGATTTGTTGGAATTGGGTGAGTCTGGCGAGGAGTTTTGCCAGGTTGGCGATCAAACATGTAGCATTCCTTATGAACTGTATGATCTCCCAGGGTTGAAAGATGTGCTCTCCATGGAGGTTTGGAATGAGAGTTTAACCGAAGAGGAAAGATTTGGTCTTTCCAAGTATCTGCCTGATATGGACCAAGAAAACTTCATGTGTACGCTCAAAGAACTTTTTTCTGGTGATAATTTGCATTTTGGGAGCCCCGTTGATAAGTTGTTTGAGATGTTGAAGGGAGGATTATGTGAGCCAAGGGTGGCACTCTACAAAAAgggtttgaatttttttcagaGAAAACAGCACTATCATACCTTGCAGCTGCATCATAACGGTTTAGTAAACAATATTTGTCAGATTAGAGATGCATGGATGAATTGCAGGGGGTACAGTATTGAGGAGAAGCTTCGTGTATTGAACATTATGAGGAGTCAGAAGAGTTTGATGAATGAAAACATGGAAGAGTTTCAAAGCGATTCATCTAATAGGGAAGAGTCTGCTGATGGTTTGAGGGACAAAAGGCTGAAGGATTCAAAACTTGTTCAGAAGACAGGTCGCCATTCAGTGCACAGCATCGGTCCAGCATCAGATATTTCTTCTCGAACCCGGAAAACCAAAAGCAACATGGAATCAGCCAAGTTTGAAAAACGATTTCCTAGAGGAACTCTGAAGCTGGGTGGATCTAAAACCACTTCAGGGAGAGAGTTGGCAGAACCTTTTTCTTCAACTCACCCTGGACGCTATGGTTTGGGACTTCCTGACTCTCATTATAATATAGATTCAGGACGTGACCCTTCTGCTGCAGTTGGGAAGAATGAGCAGGTTCTAGAGTatgatgatgaggaagacaCAATGGTTGAAGTGGCAGTCCATAGAGATCGGAATTTACATCGAGTTGGGGTAAACGATAAGTCTATAGCTTCTAAATGGAAGAAACATGAAGAGGATAAAGATAGTTTTATGCAAAGTCATATGTCAGGGAGGAACAATTTACATGCTCTTGGGAGGAATAGGGCTATCAACAAGTTGTCTGATATCAAGGTCTTAACTGCAAAGCCATCTAATGCAAGAAACATGTATGACAGTGGAAAAAAGGTTAAGTACTCAGAAAATCATCAGCTATTTACTGCTGAAAATCAGATGAAACTTGGTAAGGGTCAGAAGTTGCATTCATCTTTAAAAGGAAGTCAAATGGAACTTTTAGATGCAAATGATCCTGTGTGGCTTAAACATGAGGGGATTTTCCCCACCACTGATTTGAACTCCAGAAATAAGAAGTGGAAGATGAGTAGGGAAGGCATTGATCTTAATGCGAATAATAAATTTTTGCCCACTGAATTTAGAGCCAGGCCTTCGCAGGATAAGTTCCGGGGAAGTTCCCAGAATGGAAAAAGAGACGGTGTTGGAAACAGAGTTGGGTTGTTTTCCAAAGCTGAAGACACAGAATCAGATTCATCAGaacctatggatgaggatgatgatgatgatgatgacaatCCGTTGATGAGGAGCAAGTGGGCTTACCCCGGTGGTGTGCCAGAGCTGAGACTTGGCTCAGATGCAAAGAAGTCCCAATTTTcagagagagatgagaaagaAAGGTATCCAATGGGTGATGGATCATCACATTCTCGAATGATGCAGGATTATAGCCACGCCCTAGATATGATGAGATCAGAACAGAAGGGTAAGATGCATGATGTTACCCACTTTAATATGTTACCCAAAGATTTGGATAAATACTATTATCCAGGAGGGATTGGCACTGGGGAACAGCATCAGATCCACTCATTGGGAAGAAATGGCCATGTAGAAGGGACCCGTGGTGATAATTTCCAAGCGCAATTGAAATCCTCTCTCGTACTGGGTAGAAGGCGGAAAGGTGAAGTTCCTCATGATTTCAGCCATCTTCAATCAAACTATATGCAAGGCCATCAGTTTGAAACTGATTTATTCTGGACTCGACCACCAGGAGCTTCTAATGGGCTACCTTTCAAATTGGGGAAGAAAGGCCACTTGGTTGACTTGTCTGCTAGTCATCATCCTGAAAGATCAGATATAGCATTGCTAGGCTGCAATGCTCTCTCAAAAAAGCGGAAAGTAAAGGACGACCTGACATACCTGGAATTGCAAGAAAATAATCACTTCCTTCATGCTGATGCTGAGCCGCAGTTAGATGATGTCAGTTCTTCAAGGAAACGGGGTAAACACAAATTAGAGGAGGCATCTGATAGTCTAGAGAATGGAGTTCCTCAGCCTCCTGTTATGGAAATGGAAGTAGAGGATATTGAGGCAGAAACTAAACGGCCCAAAAAGTCATTTCCCTTGATCACGCCTACGGTTCACAATGGCTTCTCATTCTCTGTAATTCATCTTCTTTCGGCCGTTCGTATGGCTATGGTTACGCTGTTTCCTGAAGATTCTTCAGAAACTGGAAAACACCCTGATAAGACTGATGCTGAACAGGGGGTCAAGGAAGAGCAGAGCAGCAAGCAAGAGGATGCTATTGCTAATTCAAATCCAAGTATGGGCGTTGACGCTTCTATGCCATTATTATCCCTGGCAAATGTTCCTTTCCTCACTGTTCAGGAAATTGTCAACCATGTTAAATCGAATCCTGGTGATCCCTGTATTCTTGAGACACAAGAGCCACTTCAGGATTTAATTAGAGGCGTCCTGAAAATTTTCTCATCCAGGACTGCTCCTCTTGGAGCAAAAGGGTGGAAACCACTTGTTGTGTATCAAAAGTCTACAAAAAGTTGGTCATGGATTGGCCCTGTATCTCATAACTCGTCTGATTCTGAGGCAGTTGAAGAGGTGACATCTCCAGATGCATGGGGCCTCCCTCACAAAATGCTTGTCAAAGTAGTTGACTCATTTGCTAATTGGCTAAAAAATAGTCAGGAGACACTTCAACAAATTGGCAGTCTTCCTGACCCTCCTTTGACACTGATGCAAATGAATTTGGATGAGAAAGAAAGGTTCAAGGACCTTAGAGCTCAGAAGAGTCTGAATACCATTGGCCCTAGCTCTGAAGAAGTAAAAGCTTATTTCCAGAAGGAAGAAGTCCTTAGGTATCTAATACCAGACAGGGCTTTCTCGTACACAGCTGTTGATGGAAAAAAATCAATTGTTGCACCTTTGAGGAGGTGTGGTGGAAAACCTACGTCAAAGGCCCGGGATCATTTTATGTTAAAGCGTGACAGACCACCACATGTCACAATCCTTTGTCTGGTGAGAGATGCTGCAGCTAGATTGCCTGGAAGTATTGGGACGCGAGCAGATGTATGTACATTAATTAGAGACTCGCAATATATTGTGGAAGATGTGTCTGATGCACAGGTCAATCAGGTAGTTAGTGGAGCGCTGGATCGACTGCATTACGAGCGCGATCCTTGTGTCCAGTTTGACGGAGAGAGAAAATTGTGGGTTTACTTGCATAGAGacagagaagaagaagattttgaGGATGATGGGACTTCATCCACTAAGAAATGGAGAAGACAGAAGAAAGAAGCTGCTGAACCTTCTGAACCTGGAGATGCCAGTGTTGCTTACTCTGGACCTGTGGGGCAACCAGGGTTTGATTCGGTATCTGATCTTAATGCGGACACATTATGCTTGGATGATGATAAGAGATCTGAGCCGGAATATCAAAAGGGTAATGATCAGGTGGAGGACAATGCTGAAATTAGCCATGGTTCTGATCCTGGTCCAGCACCAGGGATGTGGAATGGCCTTGGTCAGAAATCTAATGAAGAAACTAAGTTAATCTTCCAAGAGAATTCGACTAATGAAGAATTTGATGAGGAAGCATTTGGTGGGGAGCCACCAGCATGA